The genomic interval CGGGACCATGACACGCAAAACATCGCTTGGCGAAAATCGGTTGAATCTGACGGCCAAAATCAATCGACTCCTGAGCATTGGCAAGTTCTGTTAGCGTCAAACCCGCCAGCAGTACAGCTCCTAAGATCGCTGTTCGCCCACGCAAAACGAGATTCATAGTGTCGGTCTCATGAGTTGTCAGAATCGGCCCAAGCGCTCATGAGATTGTACGATTCGCGGCCTCGAAGATGTAGAGGAAGAGTCGTACACCGGAATTCGAGGGAACGTACGACACGTCGGCCGAGTGCGAGCATCTCCCGCTTGTCGCGGAGGGCACCCAGTGTAAATGTTACAGACACTAGGTAACGCAGGTGATCGAGGAAAGACAAGCGTGATCGACCATCAACCAAATTGGTCGATTACAAACCACACCTAGACAAATAGTCTTCCCAGAGCGAAGGACGCTTCGTTGACGTGTTGAAGCATGAATCGCTCCACGGCCTCGTGACTACATCACGAAGCCGGTCAGATTCGGAAATCCTCAAGCCGTAAAAATCTGAAGGCGTCTCAAGTAAAACCTGAGACGCCTTCAGCACCTTTTCGACAAGTGCGGGCCAACGCCTGCCGACGGTATAAGTTCCTATAGGCAGATGGCGTTCCGTTCGCCAACAAATTTTGAATTCGAAGAAACCCCTTTGTACCCAAGGAATCTGTGCAAGACGCTTGCGCTTCTCCACACACAGAAAAGAACCATTTTAATACATTCGATTCATTTTGCTGTACAATTTGCGATTTCAGGGCGCCGATCCCCCCCCCCCCCCCCCCCCCCCCCCCCCCCCNNNNNNNNNNNNNNNNNNTGCACAACAACAGAGAAACGAAGTAGCAAAGCCACAATGAAGAAAACACCTCCAGAAGCGAGGTTGCGAGCGGATGACACAATCACTGCCGAACTCACCCCTGAGGCGGCGGATCGAGTTCAATCACAAGATCAGTAGGACCAAAGTCGACGGCGACTTCCAAGGTTGAAGCGGTCTCACTATAGGGAGCAAACAGCCGCTGATGCGCAGCCCACCGCTTGCGTTCCTCGTCCGACAGCATTGCCGCTGCCTCACCCATTGGTACGTTCAGACGAATCGACACGCGATGCTGCCCTGCAACAGCACCGGCCCGTCCATCACCGCCGAAACCGAGAAAGGTGACGTTCGAGAAGTTACCATCGGCCCCCACGCTGGCCACAGACTGCACGTTTTTCTGTTCGAGCGAATGCAGCGTCAACGAAAAGGTTGCTGGCAGCGGGCGGCCACCCTTAAAAACAACGCTTCCCCGCACGGGGAACAACTCGAATTCGTCATTCATGCCACGACCGCAGCCAACCAGCAACAGAAGCGGCAAACACCACCAACAGGTGACACGACCGCCGCAGGGAATTGCATTCGCCACACGCGCAATCCTTGAAGAGCCAGAGAACAAGACTGCCGACACGAACTTGCCCAGGACGCGGCAGTTCAATTGTCACTACGCAGGGTTCCTCCCCCCGCGCGAGACGCAAGGGCGCCGTAGACTCCTTCCTGACCGGCGCTGCCGTTGTCGATATTGGCACTCAGCGACCGCACACTACCGTCCGCCATGGCAAACTGAGCAAATCCGCCTACATGCCAGCTTCCAAAGGTCGTTTGAACAGTCCAGCAACCGCTGCCCGTAAAGCGCGAGTTCGTAATCATGGGGTGATTCCGTCCTGCAAACCGCATGATCCCATCCCCGTTGTAACCTGTCAGAACCGTGGATTCCGACCAGCGTGCCGAACTGCAGCCATTGGCCGTTGTGGCCGCATTAAAGTCGATCAACTCTGCACTGAGGAACTTCTCACCGAAAAGAATCGTGTTCGTCAATCCATCCGTAATGTCCTTGAGTCCACGGGAATAGCGGAACGAGATGTCACAGGCGCAGCCGCAAGATGGACCCAGATCGGAAGACGATGGACTTCCATCACAGCCTGGCTGTGCACGGCATTCTGCAACCTTGCCCGTGACGGGATCCATCGCTCGCAAAAAGGGCCCGTTCATGACGTTCATAAGCAAATCACCCGCATTGGCTGCTTCGATCGCGACATACACCGAACCACCGTTCGCACCGTAGTCAGAGCGACCGGTAGGACCGCGTGGTTTATCGAGGGGAATCCCGGCAGTGGTCTGGCCAGGAGCCAACGGCAGCGAAGCAGGGCAGGCACTCGGCTCGTTCGCGAAACTCTGCCCCTCGTCGAAGCAGTGGGCACTTCGGATGGTCGGACAATAGAACAGCGGAATCTCGACACCTGCCTTCAGCGGGTCGTAAACGAATCCACCGGGCCCCATACTCATTCCCTGCACACAGTACCGCTTCTTGACATCCCAGTTGCTGTAAGTCGGCGCCTGATCAAGATAGGGCAGAATCATCACCGCCCAACTGGCCCAGCCACGACTCAAATCCAGCGGCGGAAGCCCCCCATAGGTGCTTTCGAAGTTGTGAGCGGCCAGAGCGATCTGCTTCAGATTGTTTTTGCACTGCATAACCCGAGCGGATTCGCGAGCCTGCTGCACGGCAGGCAGCAGTAGCGCCACCAGAATCCCAATGATCGCGATCACCACCAGCAATTCAACCAGAGTGAACCCACCACGTGTGGAACGCTGCACCGTCCGACTTCTCAGCATGTGACCTCCTCGCCCCGCGTAATCGACGCGGAGTATCCTGAATGACACGAACAAGACACGATGAATGAAACATGTCGCTCACCGCGAACTGACCAACCCCGCTAAGCTCTTTCTCACGGCGGTCGCACAAGCCTTTCAGACCCCAATCAGCGGCAGACAATCGGAAACAGAATTAAAATTAAACAAAACCAAGAACAGTCAATCAATATCAAACACACCCAATGCGATGAACGCAAAAAACACGCCGTCACATGGCGTATTCGAATTAAAATCGACCACAAAAACCAATGAACAACATGCACTTTTGAACACAACAGGCCAATGCATTAAGAAGAACTTAAGCGTCATCAAGAAAAAGAGTTACGACCAGCTGGACGAAGACGTTCGTTTTTTGCCATTTCGGCAAGAATTTGCGGAGTTTTTTTTATCGGAACAGCCACAGCCCATCCGTGTCCGCTTGGTTCACCTGCACGACCGAATGCAAGCACATCACTCACTTTGGAAGTCTAAGCGGCACATCAACACAGTCGCCGCGCAGGCAACGCATCTCAACAGCAGTCACCTGAGACCTCGGCCCGGTTCGCTGTTGCCAGAGCCCGGAATGTCGTCGATCTCTCACGGATGCGGAATTCCTGGCGCGGAATTCCTGGCGCGGAATTCCTGGCGTCGAAGATGACCTCGAGCGACTCAGCGGAATTGCAGCGAATCGAGGCGTGTCAAAACACCGCGGCCCGCAAACCATACCCACGTGACTTTCGCACGAACCGCTGGCTGACACGATAAAAAAATCGGCCATCAATGCACAAAGCGAGGTCCGAAAACCCCGCTTTGTGCATTGATGGCCGACCGACGCGTAACGCGCCTATTTTTCGATTTGCTGGAGTGAGTAAGCAATGGCGGACTTCAACTCTTCGTCCTTCGTCGAGTCCATCAGGCGATGGAGTTCAGCCCCGGATCGTTTTGCATAGGGACCGATTTCACCCAGAGCGTAGACGGCTCCGACACGAACCTTCGATACCGGATCACCCGTCGCCTTCATGAGTGCCTGGACCGCCTCGGGAGACTGTGGGGCGAGCTCGGCGAACGAGTAAGTCGCCAGCCACCGCACATTCTCATCTCGCTCCGACAGGCACGACAGCAGACATTGCAGTGCCTGCAACGACCAGTCGTCGTGGCGGATCAGAACTTCGGCAGCGCGAAGTCGAATCTGCCCATCTCGATCGTTCATGCTGGCGGCCAGCGATCCGAGAACTTCATTTGCCTGGGGTCCCATTTCATCCAAGACCGCAACACTGAATGATCGCAGGCTGGCATCCCGAGACTTGAGCGATGCCGTCACCACGGCCGCGGACTCGCCGGTCGTCAAATTCAGCCGAGCCATTGCGAGCGCGGCATGAACTCGTACGAACGCATCCTCATGCTTCAGCATTTGTCGCAGAAGCGGTTCCGCTGCGCGCCCGTCTCCTCCCAACTGCCCAATCCGGTGTAGCCCCTGCTTCAAGGATTCCGAGTCTGCAAGATCCATTCCCCCCAATACGTCGCGCAATTCGCCGTCCGCTTGTGGACAAGTCGCCGTTAACCCCTGCTGCGACTCGTGATGCGCTCCACTCTTTTTCTCTGAAACTCTGGTGACCGCCAGCTTCTTTTCGGAGACTGGCTTTTCCTCGAACAGTGAACTCTCGTCCTCAGTTCGGGTATTTGTGGCTTTGGCCTCGGCCAGATCGTCGTCCCATGAGTGCGCCGCCTCTGCCTTTCGTGGCTTTTCCTTGCGAGCGACTGGTTTGTCACTCTCCGAGAGGGGCGACTCGTCTTCTGTTGGCTCAGAAACGATGGCTGACTTCACCGATTTGGATTCCGGTTGCGTTTCGGTATCGAGCCAATCGGCGATGTCGTCATTCTCTTCGATCTTGGCGACTTCTTTCTTTACCTGCACGACGTTCTTGCGAGACGACGGCTTCGTCTCGGCAACCGCGTCGACTTCCTCATCGACCTCTGGCTTGGCAACCTTTTTCACCGGTTTCGTCGCGGTCGGCTTTTCCATTTTGTCGACGAAGGAATACAGGTCGTCATCGGCCGTGGAGGCACTGGCTTTAGGCTTCGCAGGCTTGGCCGGCTTCGTGCTGCCCGCCAAGGCGATTTCATCTTTTTCGTTGCTGCCCGATTCCACACGCGTCTCTGTCGCAGGCTTTTTCTTCTTTGCGGTTTCCGCTGCCGTGAACTTTTCATGTTCAGCGTCAATCGCTTTCGACTTCGACTTGGTCGCGCTGGCCGTCTTGATGTCCTTATCCTTGTCCTTCGACTTCGAGTCCTTTGCAACAGCGCTCTCTTTGCTGTCTTTGGACGCAGAGTCTTTGGACTTCGATGGCTTCGAGTCAGCGACTTCGACAGACGACTTTTTCCTGGGTGTCTTTTCGTTCAGTTTCTTTTCAGCCGCTGCGATCTCTTCTTCCGTCCGTTTTTTGGACGACGTTTTGGCGAGCCAATCTCGAGTTTGAGCGCAGCCACTCAGATCTCCCAACATGGCCGCCAATAACAACAATCCGAAGGGGTGATACCACTTGTTCATGTCACAACCTTGTGAACCGCATTCGGGGGTTGGTAAAACGCCATGGTGAGCTTCGGCAAACCCGGCCTAAACCAGTAGAATATTTGACTTGTTTCAATGTATCGGTTGCGACGGTCGTAAGAGTTCAACGGATCAGGACTGCTTCTCAGTTAACGGCAGAATTCGCGGAACAGTTTGCGCAATATTCCCACCTTCGAATCCCGCCGCGCGTCATCCATAAGGCCAGTCACGTGACCAACGATACTGCCGATCCTGTAAGTTCTTCGCCTGAATCGCTGGACCGGTACAGCCGTCAAATGCGATTTTCCGGAATTGGTGTCGAGGGACAGGAACGAATTCGGGCATCGAAGGTCCTGCTATGCGGGTGCGGTGCACTCGGAACAGTACTCGCCGATACCTTGGTCCGAGCGGGAGTGGGGTTGCTGCGGATTGTCGACCGCGATTTCGTCGACCTGACCAATCTGCAACGACAGGTCCTGTTCGATGAACGCGATGTCGAAGAACACCTTCCCAAGTCCATCGTCGCGGCCAACAAGCTGGCGCGCATCAACTCGCAAGTGAAGCTCGAACCGATTGTGGCGGACATCGACAGTCGTAATGCGATGGACCTGGCGTCAGGAGTCGACTTGATCCTGGATGGAACGGACAACTTCGAAGTTCGCTTCCTGATGAACGACGTGTCGCTTGAGACCGGCATTCCCTGGATCTATGCCGGTTGTGTCGGCAGCCACGGCCAAACG from Schlesneria paludicola DSM 18645 carries:
- a CDS encoding DUF1559 family PulG-like putative transporter; the encoded protein is MLRSRTVQRSTRGGFTLVELLVVIAIIGILVALLLPAVQQARESARVMQCKNNLKQIALAAHNFESTYGGLPPLDLSRGWASWAVMILPYLDQAPTYSNWDVKKRYCVQGMSMGPGGFVYDPLKAGVEIPLFYCPTIRSAHCFDEGQSFANEPSACPASLPLAPGQTTAGIPLDKPRGPTGRSDYGANGGSVYVAIEAANAGDLLMNVMNGPFLRAMDPVTGKVAECRAQPGCDGSPSSSDLGPSCGCACDISFRYSRGLKDITDGLTNTILFGEKFLSAELIDFNAATTANGCSSARWSESTVLTGYNGDGIMRFAGRNHPMITNSRFTGSGCWTVQTTFGSWHVGGFAQFAMADGSVRSLSANIDNGSAGQEGVYGALASRAGGGTLRSDN
- a CDS encoding HEAT repeat domain-containing protein, giving the protein MNKWYHPFGLLLLAAMLGDLSGCAQTRDWLAKTSSKKRTEEEIAAAEKKLNEKTPRKKSSVEVADSKPSKSKDSASKDSKESAVAKDSKSKDKDKDIKTASATKSKSKAIDAEHEKFTAAETAKKKKPATETRVESGSNEKDEIALAGSTKPAKPAKPKASASTADDDLYSFVDKMEKPTATKPVKKVAKPEVDEEVDAVAETKPSSRKNVVQVKKEVAKIEENDDIADWLDTETQPESKSVKSAIVSEPTEDESPLSESDKPVARKEKPRKAEAAHSWDDDLAEAKATNTRTEDESSLFEEKPVSEKKLAVTRVSEKKSGAHHESQQGLTATCPQADGELRDVLGGMDLADSESLKQGLHRIGQLGGDGRAAEPLLRQMLKHEDAFVRVHAALAMARLNLTTGESAAVVTASLKSRDASLRSFSVAVLDEMGPQANEVLGSLAASMNDRDGQIRLRAAEVLIRHDDWSLQALQCLLSCLSERDENVRWLATYSFAELAPQSPEAVQALMKATGDPVSKVRVGAVYALGEIGPYAKRSGAELHRLMDSTKDEELKSAIAYSLQQIEK